One Fuerstiella marisgermanici DNA window includes the following coding sequences:
- a CDS encoding Y4yA family PLP-dependent enzyme, with amino-acid sequence MLRNIDELNAVADARQVPFRVFFARKANKCLTFVDAAAEAGAGIDVASEEELRQVVERGVAGDSIICTAAIKTQSLLAACIQHNVTIAIDNDDELATVAQLVEACSIPAVSLAIRVSGFRHDGQKLFSRFGFDFDDVLPLINSRWPAALDDVARVTGLHFHLDGYCANQRISAIQQSLRLVPKLRQLGHEVQFLDIGGGIPMSYLDDEQQWLAFWEQLEHSLREPQTEPITFRRHGLGLQSIDGQLRGKPNVYPFYQSPTRADWFAKILDAPCDDQFSIAAAIRQQHLELRCEPGRSILDGCGMTVARVEFCKQHHSGDWFIGLAMNRTQCRTSSDDFLVDPIVLRNSEPSTEDPETSIEGYLVGAYCTESELLSLRKLKFPNGIGVGDLVVFPNTAGYLMHFLESRSHQFPLAMNLVALSGEVPRFYVDAIDRSE; translated from the coding sequence ATGCTTCGAAACATCGACGAACTGAACGCCGTCGCTGACGCACGTCAGGTTCCCTTTCGAGTTTTCTTTGCGCGGAAGGCGAACAAGTGCCTAACGTTTGTGGATGCCGCTGCGGAGGCGGGCGCTGGAATCGATGTAGCCAGTGAAGAAGAACTACGCCAGGTTGTTGAGCGAGGAGTTGCTGGCGACAGCATCATTTGTACGGCCGCGATCAAGACACAGTCGCTGCTGGCAGCGTGTATCCAACACAATGTCACCATTGCAATCGACAACGACGACGAACTCGCTACCGTTGCCCAACTGGTCGAGGCATGTAGCATCCCAGCCGTATCGTTGGCGATCCGGGTTAGTGGCTTCCGGCATGACGGCCAAAAACTGTTTTCTCGTTTCGGCTTTGATTTTGACGACGTGCTTCCATTGATAAATTCACGCTGGCCTGCCGCATTGGATGACGTCGCTCGTGTGACCGGACTGCACTTCCACCTGGATGGTTACTGCGCAAATCAGCGAATTTCTGCGATCCAGCAATCGCTGCGGCTGGTCCCAAAGCTGCGTCAGCTTGGCCACGAAGTGCAATTCCTGGACATCGGCGGGGGGATTCCGATGAGCTATCTGGATGACGAGCAGCAGTGGCTCGCTTTCTGGGAACAGCTGGAACACTCGCTGCGTGAGCCACAGACCGAACCGATTACCTTTCGCCGCCACGGGCTGGGATTGCAAAGCATCGACGGGCAGCTTCGCGGAAAACCGAATGTCTATCCGTTCTACCAGTCTCCCACCCGTGCAGACTGGTTTGCGAAAATCCTTGACGCCCCGTGTGACGATCAATTCAGCATTGCCGCAGCGATCCGACAACAACATCTTGAGCTTCGCTGTGAACCCGGCCGCAGCATACTCGACGGCTGCGGTATGACCGTCGCGAGAGTGGAATTCTGCAAGCAACATCATTCGGGTGACTGGTTTATCGGACTCGCGATGAACCGAACTCAATGTCGAACGTCCAGTGACGACTTTCTGGTAGACCCCATTGTCCTGCGCAACAGCGAACCTTCAACAGAAGACCCGGAGACATCAATCGAGGGGTATCTGGTTGGCGCGTACTGTACGGAATCAGAACTGCTGTCGTTAAGAAAGCTGAAGTTCCCGAATGGCATCGGTGTTGGCGATCTCGTGGTGTTTCCAAACACCGCTGGCTATCTGATGCACTTTCTGGAAAGTCGCTCGCACCAATTTCCCTTGGCGATGAACTTAGTCGCACTTAGCGGCGAGGTTCCACGGTTCTACGTCGATGCAATCGATCGCTCTGAATGA
- a CDS encoding FAD/NAD(P)-binding protein, whose amino-acid sequence MATSPDAPQTPTNAGRRIVVVGCGPKGLYCLERLCFELHRQTNHGSVRHRVTILEPSEFCGAGAVYNPRQPKYLRMNFAAGYINAWHPESPCCDDHSSLVGWLADKHQTDPQPQAFAPRAVVGEYLHDCFRKVLRRMRQVADVDVIRTRAREIRKRRGVWRVTASDQQVFDAEEVLVTVGHEGWRSSAVTALDGVERPQMVPVFPTEKHLRPSIIPAGSVVAVRGFGLSWIDAALSLTEGRGGLFEDVGDRWRYRPGGEEPKLVLPFSRTGRPMLAKPLASQMNLPRNLSHVWETGRANIANIQRPVGVAAIRQELWPAITQAAGHALAVAEGTRSTDDGAQARIQQFFKQWCSGKMSPQTATRQIRHSVDVAYGRKSVDAAWALGEAWRHLYPAIVELVSHGGLTAEAWQPFNHIARELERISFGPPAENLQRVLALIDHGIIDLKFVSAHSGLSNARLPNLRTNDFDAEITHCVNAVIPSAQSIDETGPLGDLLRRQTIRRLHGTLGIEVDRAGQPINDGQIDTEGLAILGRPTEGCILGNDTLSRTLHNNIDRWAAKVAERCRTAVTAE is encoded by the coding sequence ATGGCAACATCTCCCGACGCACCTCAGACTCCTACCAACGCCGGTCGACGCATCGTCGTCGTTGGCTGTGGCCCGAAGGGTTTGTACTGCCTTGAACGTCTGTGCTTTGAGCTCCACCGGCAAACGAACCACGGATCCGTGCGGCATCGTGTGACTATTCTTGAACCCTCAGAATTTTGCGGCGCGGGGGCAGTTTATAATCCACGTCAGCCTAAATATCTGCGAATGAATTTTGCAGCCGGATATATCAATGCGTGGCATCCAGAAAGTCCCTGCTGCGATGACCACTCAAGCCTTGTCGGCTGGCTGGCCGACAAGCACCAGACCGACCCGCAGCCTCAGGCGTTCGCACCGAGGGCGGTGGTCGGTGAATACCTTCACGACTGTTTCCGCAAAGTGCTCCGCCGGATGCGTCAGGTGGCAGACGTAGACGTGATTCGCACTCGCGCGAGAGAGATTCGAAAAAGGCGTGGTGTTTGGCGAGTCACAGCATCAGACCAACAAGTATTCGATGCCGAGGAGGTTCTCGTTACAGTTGGCCACGAAGGCTGGCGGAGTTCGGCTGTAACGGCCTTAGACGGCGTGGAGCGGCCTCAGATGGTGCCCGTCTTCCCCACCGAAAAACATCTTCGACCGTCGATCATTCCAGCCGGATCCGTGGTCGCAGTGCGAGGCTTTGGGCTTTCATGGATTGATGCCGCGCTCTCGCTAACAGAAGGGCGCGGCGGTCTGTTCGAAGACGTCGGCGACCGATGGCGATACCGTCCCGGCGGCGAGGAGCCGAAATTGGTCCTGCCTTTTTCACGTACGGGCCGACCAATGCTGGCGAAGCCACTGGCGTCGCAAATGAATCTTCCGAGGAATCTCAGTCATGTGTGGGAAACGGGTCGGGCCAACATTGCGAATATACAGAGACCAGTAGGTGTTGCTGCTATACGCCAAGAGTTGTGGCCTGCGATCACTCAGGCTGCAGGTCATGCACTAGCGGTGGCCGAGGGAACGCGTAGTACTGATGACGGTGCTCAGGCTCGCATCCAGCAGTTCTTTAAGCAGTGGTGCAGTGGAAAGATGTCTCCTCAGACCGCGACGAGGCAAATTCGCCATTCGGTAGATGTGGCCTATGGCCGGAAATCGGTCGACGCTGCATGGGCATTGGGAGAAGCATGGCGGCACCTCTACCCCGCGATCGTGGAATTGGTTAGCCACGGTGGACTCACTGCTGAAGCGTGGCAACCGTTCAACCATATTGCTCGTGAGCTCGAACGGATCTCGTTTGGGCCGCCAGCTGAAAATCTGCAACGCGTCCTGGCACTGATCGACCACGGTATCATCGACCTGAAGTTCGTCAGTGCCCATTCCGGACTATCAAACGCACGACTGCCTAACCTGCGGACTAACGACTTTGACGCCGAGATCACTCATTGCGTAAATGCCGTCATTCCGTCTGCGCAATCGATTGATGAGACCGGCCCCTTGGGCGATTTGCTGCGAAGGCAGACCATCCGTCGATTGCATGGCACGCTTGGGATCGAAGTCGACCGCGCTGGGCAGCCGATCAACGATGGTCAGATCGACACCGAAGGCCTGGCCATTTTGGGGCGACCAACTGAAGGCTGTATTCTGGGCAACGACACCCTCAGCCGCACCTTGCACAACAATATCGATCGCTGGGCGGCAAAGGTGGCTGAACGCTGCCGGACTGCCGTCACCGCAGAATGA
- a CDS encoding sodium:solute symporter family transporter produces MIIAAANPLTLPDYIVIALYLVGTIAMGVVIGSRMKTGKDFFLGGRRLPWWAIGMSLVATDIGGTDIIGVGGAAYKYGLAVANFEWIGCVPAMIVGAFVFIPFFYRAGVYTVPEFLERRYNAGVRSVMAVCWLLFMACNLGIMLLASAKMMSAVFGWNEVACIIVTAVLVGAYTFVGGLAAVVYTDMIQCVVMIVGCLLILVLGLVEVGGPSELQDRLAEADARAIAAEVAADEAAGAHEVRPPQPGSSSTERTSLILPVDTESPFPWPGIYFGLALILSPAYWIGNQAIVQRSLGARSEFEAKASYVWGALLKNIIPLIVAVPGLIAVALLPDLKDGDAAIPNLVGVLLPVGLRGLFVAAFLAALMSSIDSYLNSAATIVSNDFYKRFVDQDVSEERLLKVGRVTTVALVAWAVAFAFLLTAMSEESSIYAIFQTLMAFFQGPAFAILLIGILWRRATGNAALAGLLCGIATSVSLYALNQPAVYEALGWQPLFRIKEPFLYFSIWAFAVTSVVLVVISLLSGPVPEEKLQYVFGWQSQAKTADPPATARAESKNS; encoded by the coding sequence TTGATTATCGCTGCCGCAAATCCTCTTACGCTGCCCGACTACATCGTGATCGCGTTGTACCTTGTCGGAACGATTGCCATGGGTGTGGTGATCGGATCGCGCATGAAGACAGGCAAGGATTTCTTCCTTGGTGGCCGGCGTCTTCCGTGGTGGGCGATTGGAATGTCGCTTGTCGCTACCGATATCGGTGGCACAGATATCATCGGCGTGGGAGGAGCAGCCTATAAGTACGGTTTGGCGGTCGCGAATTTCGAATGGATCGGCTGCGTCCCCGCGATGATCGTTGGCGCATTTGTGTTTATTCCCTTCTTCTATCGGGCGGGCGTTTATACCGTCCCTGAGTTTCTGGAACGGCGTTACAACGCTGGCGTTCGGTCAGTGATGGCAGTTTGCTGGCTGCTGTTTATGGCGTGCAATCTTGGGATTATGCTGCTGGCATCTGCAAAAATGATGTCGGCCGTTTTTGGTTGGAATGAAGTTGCGTGCATCATCGTCACCGCTGTGCTGGTGGGCGCGTACACGTTTGTTGGCGGTTTGGCGGCCGTCGTTTATACAGACATGATTCAATGCGTGGTGATGATTGTCGGATGCCTGTTGATCCTGGTTCTGGGGCTGGTTGAAGTTGGTGGCCCGAGTGAACTTCAGGACCGTCTAGCCGAAGCTGACGCTCGCGCAATTGCTGCTGAAGTTGCCGCCGATGAAGCTGCAGGCGCTCATGAAGTCCGGCCTCCACAGCCGGGTTCTTCCAGCACAGAACGCACGTCGCTTATTCTTCCGGTCGATACCGAATCGCCCTTTCCCTGGCCGGGAATTTATTTCGGACTGGCGTTGATTCTTAGCCCCGCGTACTGGATCGGAAACCAGGCGATCGTTCAGAGATCGCTGGGGGCACGCAGCGAATTCGAAGCGAAAGCGTCCTACGTTTGGGGTGCGTTGCTGAAGAATATCATTCCGCTGATTGTCGCCGTTCCCGGATTGATCGCGGTTGCGCTTTTGCCGGATTTGAAAGACGGAGACGCGGCGATTCCCAATCTTGTTGGTGTCTTGCTTCCGGTCGGTTTGCGAGGACTGTTTGTCGCCGCCTTTCTCGCGGCGCTGATGTCCAGTATTGATTCTTATCTGAACTCAGCGGCCACAATCGTTTCGAACGACTTTTACAAACGTTTTGTCGACCAGGACGTTTCCGAAGAGCGTCTACTGAAGGTCGGTCGCGTCACCACAGTTGCGCTCGTTGCATGGGCTGTCGCGTTTGCATTTTTGCTGACGGCGATGAGCGAAGAATCCAGTATTTATGCCATTTTCCAAACGCTGATGGCGTTCTTTCAGGGACCGGCATTCGCGATCCTGTTAATCGGGATTCTCTGGCGCCGAGCAACCGGCAATGCGGCATTGGCCGGACTTCTGTGTGGAATTGCGACGTCGGTTTCGTTGTACGCTTTGAACCAGCCTGCCGTTTACGAAGCACTTGGTTGGCAGCCATTGTTCAGAATCAAAGAGCCATTCCTGTATTTTTCAATCTGGGCGTTCGCGGTGACATCTGTAGTCCTCGTGGTGATAAGTTTGCTTAGCGGCCCTGTTCCGGAAGAAAAGCTGCAGTACGTCTTTGGTTGGCAGTCCCAGGCTAAGACTGCTGATCCACCGGCGACCGCTAGAGCAGAAAGTAAAAACTCATGA
- the sbnA gene encoding 2,3-diaminopropionate biosynthesis protein SbnA, with the protein MVSQPLCSGAAVADGILNAIGRTPLVRFRRFLSDPSIKLYAKLECLNPGGSAKDRPAMQMLNHAIAANEVREGTTVIESSSGNMGIGLAQACRYHGLPLICVVDPHAQPQNVAIMKALGAKIRRVNAPVGGSFLSARLRLVARLLKSTPNSYWPNQYANRQNPQSHFEGTIREIDNALNGDFDYLFVATSSTGTARGCRDYLRGRRRATRVVAVDAKGSVLFGGQAGDRLIPGLGAGREPRLAKNQTFDDVRRVTDFDCVVGCRRAADREAVLVGGSAGGVLETVRSMQDELAGSRCVAILHDSGTRYLDTVFNDDWVHSELGVGLDELQTRVADRELMELS; encoded by the coding sequence ATGGTGAGTCAGCCTTTGTGCAGTGGAGCGGCTGTCGCTGATGGAATTTTGAATGCAATCGGCAGGACGCCACTCGTTCGATTCCGTCGCTTCTTAAGCGATCCTTCGATTAAGCTTTATGCGAAGCTGGAGTGCTTGAATCCCGGTGGCAGTGCGAAGGACCGTCCGGCGATGCAGATGCTGAATCACGCCATCGCGGCAAACGAAGTCCGCGAGGGAACAACGGTGATTGAGTCGTCGTCGGGCAATATGGGGATCGGTCTGGCGCAAGCCTGTCGCTACCACGGCCTGCCGCTGATTTGTGTGGTGGACCCTCACGCCCAGCCCCAAAACGTGGCGATCATGAAGGCTCTCGGCGCAAAGATTCGGCGAGTGAACGCCCCGGTCGGCGGAAGTTTTCTGTCGGCACGATTACGTTTGGTGGCACGGTTGCTGAAGTCGACGCCAAACAGCTACTGGCCGAACCAATATGCAAATCGACAGAATCCTCAGTCCCATTTCGAAGGCACGATACGTGAAATCGACAATGCATTGAACGGCGACTTTGACTATCTGTTTGTCGCGACCAGCAGCACAGGAACGGCTCGTGGCTGTCGTGATTACCTTCGTGGTCGAAGACGTGCCACAAGAGTCGTCGCTGTTGATGCAAAGGGCAGCGTTCTGTTTGGCGGGCAGGCGGGCGACCGACTGATTCCAGGCCTGGGAGCGGGACGCGAGCCAAGACTGGCAAAGAACCAGACGTTCGACGACGTCCGGCGAGTAACCGACTTCGACTGCGTTGTCGGATGTCGCCGCGCGGCGGATCGCGAGGCCGTTTTGGTGGGCGGCTCCGCAGGTGGCGTTCTGGAAACAGTGCGTTCGATGCAGGACGAACTGGCCGGCAGCCGGTGCGTTGCGATTCTGCACGACTCGGGGACACGATACCTGGACACAGTGTTCAACGACGATTGGGTGCATTCGGAACTGGGCGTCGGTCTCGATGAGCTTCAAACACGCGTAGCGGACCGCGAACTCATGGAGCTATCGTGA